The following are encoded together in the Petrotoga olearia DSM 13574 genome:
- the cysS gene encoding cysteine--tRNA ligase, giving the protein MKIYDTLSAQLVDLIPVKEGEIKIYLCGPTVYNLLHIGNARPIIIFDAFRRFLEYIGYKVTLVQNFTDIDDKIIEQAKKEKIPFEEVGKRYIIEYWRDMTALKARAFNFHPKTTNYVEEIISYIKELEEKGYAYKAENGDVYFEVGKFLRYGELSHRKIEDLKVGIRVEVSEYKKNPLDFALWKSSKEGEPFWESPWGKGRPGWHIECSVMSSEILGDTFDIHAGGNDLIFPHHENERAQAIAKSGKDFAKYWMHNGMIRMAQDKMSKSLGNVWYLRDLLKKFDSDVLKIFILSKHYRIPIDISEELLHNQEVSVNRVKESLNEAEAFFNNKVPYPKEMYYLKEQEEYLISNLSNDFDTPSVVARIFELSRDLNKALNSRDEETIKNNYYIIRNIYGSVLGVFETNEQIQKNNVELNQLMEIILNVRSVLRNEKLYNLSDYIRDNLSKIGIEIKDTPESTKWS; this is encoded by the coding sequence ATTAAAATATACGATACTTTGAGTGCACAATTAGTTGATTTAATACCGGTGAAAGAAGGCGAAATAAAAATTTATCTTTGTGGGCCAACGGTCTACAACTTGTTACATATTGGGAATGCTAGGCCTATTATAATATTTGATGCTTTTAGACGTTTTTTAGAATATATTGGTTATAAAGTTACGTTAGTGCAGAACTTCACCGATATAGATGATAAGATCATCGAACAAGCAAAAAAAGAGAAAATCCCTTTCGAAGAAGTGGGGAAAAGATACATAATAGAATATTGGAGAGACATGACGGCTCTTAAAGCACGAGCTTTTAATTTTCACCCGAAAACTACTAATTATGTTGAGGAAATCATCTCTTACATAAAAGAATTGGAAGAAAAAGGTTACGCTTATAAGGCTGAAAATGGAGATGTTTACTTTGAAGTGGGAAAATTTTTAAGATATGGAGAGTTATCCCACAGGAAGATTGAAGATCTAAAAGTTGGAATCAGAGTAGAAGTTTCTGAATACAAAAAAAATCCTTTGGACTTTGCCCTTTGGAAATCTTCAAAAGAAGGAGAACCGTTTTGGGAAAGCCCATGGGGAAAAGGCCGACCGGGATGGCATATAGAATGTTCTGTAATGTCTTCTGAAATACTGGGAGACACGTTCGATATTCATGCGGGTGGTAACGATCTTATCTTTCCCCATCACGAGAACGAGAGAGCCCAAGCTATAGCAAAAAGTGGTAAAGATTTTGCAAAATACTGGATGCACAACGGAATGATTCGTATGGCACAAGATAAGATGTCAAAATCCTTAGGGAATGTTTGGTATTTAAGAGACCTTTTGAAAAAATTTGATTCGGATGTCTTAAAAATTTTTATACTTAGCAAGCACTATCGTATACCTATAGATATTAGTGAAGAATTGCTTCATAACCAAGAAGTATCAGTTAATAGAGTTAAAGAATCTTTGAATGAAGCTGAAGCTTTCTTTAACAATAAAGTCCCTTATCCCAAAGAAATGTATTATTTAAAAGAACAAGAAGAATATCTCATTAGTAATCTTTCGAATGATTTTGATACTCCCTCAGTTGTAGCAAGAATTTTCGAATTATCGAGAGATTTAAACAAAGCGTTAAATTCACGTGATGAAGAAACAATAAAAAATAATTATTATATAATAAGAAATATTTATGGAAGTGTTTTAGGAGTTTTTGAAACTAATGAGCAAATACAAAAAAACAATGTAGAATTAAATCAACTAATGGAAATTATTCTAAACGTTAGATCTGTTCTTAGAAACGAGAAACTATATAACCTTTCTGACTATATAAGAGATAACTTAAGCAAAATTGGAATAGAAATAAAAGATACCCCGGAAAGTACAAAATGGTCTTAG
- a CDS encoding chemotaxis protein CheX codes for MQKPYVVKEIEKHYDVVTNIGFTGELEGNILYSFTENVAKDIVNNMMDGMMKIEEINDMAISAIGELGNMVSGSIGTNLEKYGYNIIVTPPSVFTGKIVKVNSKGAIIEFPVYVSGDNQMDLYFIYREIHKKS; via the coding sequence TTGCAAAAGCCCTATGTCGTTAAAGAAATTGAAAAACACTATGATGTGGTTACTAATATTGGTTTTACCGGTGAACTTGAAGGAAATATTCTTTATTCCTTTACCGAAAATGTAGCAAAAGATATTGTGAATAATATGATGGATGGTATGATGAAAATAGAGGAGATTAATGATATGGCAATTAGTGCCATAGGAGAACTAGGCAACATGGTTTCTGGATCCATAGGCACTAACTTAGAAAAATATGGTTATAATATAATTGTAACACCTCCGTCCGTATTCACTGGCAAGATTGTAAAAGTGAATTCTAAAGGTGCCATAATAGAATTTCCAGTTTACGTTTCTGGAGACAACCAGATGGATCTTTACTTTATTTACAGAGAAATACACAAGAAGTCTTAG
- the rpmB gene encoding 50S ribosomal protein L28 produces the protein MARKCEICGKSPASGNTVAKSKVTTRRVWRPNLQKIRVVTEEGTVRRMYVCTKCLKSGKVQKA, from the coding sequence ATGGCTAGAAAATGTGAAATATGTGGAAAAAGTCCGGCTAGTGGCAACACCGTTGCTAAATCAAAAGTAACAACCAGAAGGGTATGGAGGCCTAACCTTCAAAAGATAAGAGTGGTAACCGAAGAAGGCACAGTAAGAAGAATGTATGTTTGCACGAAATGTTTAAAATCTGGAAAAGTTCAAAAAGCATAA
- a CDS encoding RNA-guided endonuclease TnpB family protein has protein sequence MLKTYKFRIYPTNEQIEKFSQHFGHTRFVYNLFLEFANKAYKNTKTYTNYYMWAKVLTVLKKTEKYQWLNDVNSQSLQQSIKDLETGYKRFFKKQAKHPKFKKKSSRQSFRVPQHIQLYENEGNDKYGILFVPKFKEGIKVRVHRKIDPNAKIKNCTFVKTPTDKYFVSITFEVEGSYPERDIDYENSIGMDMGLKDFVVLSDGTKYPALKVLSKYERRLKHAYKIFSSKEQGSQNWDKAKLEVARIHEKIKNTREDFLHKLTKEISENQADLFVVETLNIRGMLKNYHLAKSISDSGWYQFKTFLKYKAERLGKKVIEIGMFEPSSKTCSVCGYKNGGLKLSDREWICPECGTVHDRDINAAVNIRKFGLKQAFATQPYGR, from the coding sequence ATGTTGAAGACATACAAATTTCGTATATATCCAACAAACGAACAAATTGAGAAATTTAGCCAACATTTTGGACATACTCGATTTGTTTACAACCTATTCTTAGAGTTTGCTAACAAGGCATATAAGAATACTAAAACGTATACTAATTATTATATGTGGGCTAAAGTGCTTACGGTTCTTAAAAAAACTGAGAAGTATCAATGGCTAAACGATGTCAACTCTCAATCTTTGCAACAGTCCATAAAAGATTTAGAGACTGGGTATAAACGTTTCTTCAAGAAACAAGCTAAGCACCCTAAATTTAAAAAGAAATCAAGTAGGCAATCGTTTAGAGTTCCTCAACATATACAACTATATGAAAATGAGGGTAATGATAAATACGGTATTCTTTTCGTACCAAAGTTTAAAGAAGGTATTAAAGTAAGAGTCCATAGAAAAATAGATCCAAATGCAAAGATAAAAAATTGTACATTCGTTAAAACTCCAACAGACAAATACTTTGTGTCAATAACCTTTGAAGTAGAAGGTTCTTACCCAGAAAGAGATATAGATTACGAAAACTCAATCGGTATGGATATGGGATTGAAAGATTTTGTTGTATTATCCGATGGAACGAAGTATCCAGCTCTTAAAGTTTTGTCTAAGTACGAAAGGAGACTAAAACATGCATATAAAATTTTTTCAAGCAAAGAACAAGGCTCACAGAATTGGGACAAAGCAAAATTAGAAGTTGCTAGAATACATGAGAAAATAAAAAATACACGAGAGGATTTTCTGCATAAACTAACAAAAGAAATCAGTGAGAACCAAGCTGATCTCTTTGTTGTAGAAACTCTCAATATAAGAGGCATGTTAAAGAATTACCACTTAGCTAAAAGTATCTCAGATTCAGGATGGTATCAATTCAAAACGTTCCTAAAATACAAAGCAGAGAGATTAGGTAAAAAGGTAATCGAAATAGGAATGTTTGAACCTTCGTCTAAGACTTGTAGTGTATGTGGGTATAAGAACGGAGGTTTAAAACTTTCTGATAGAGAATGGATATGTCCTGAATGTGGAACTGTACATGATAGAGATATAAATGCTGCCGTTAACATTAGGAAGTTTGGATTAAAACAGGCATTCGCCACACAGCCTTACGGCAGATAA
- a CDS encoding AfsR/SARP family transcriptional regulator, whose amino-acid sequence MLKIYMLGDFKIFLDDKPIENLKSRKAREILKYLILNKGHKVSVYDLYDLFWPGFDDESARQNLNTTLYYIRKNLGLSSNELSLQEDFCTFYKSKDIYIDFEEFLALSDEGFKEKEINRRLFLFSKAVSLYKGELLQENVHEEWVREKREYLKRIYVDMLIEMGNIHQKMNNPIDAHYYFQKAFYYSQREDSWLRLIKFYTENNELEKARGLFNEYKDIFGHAKEFPFSPPSANNGELTAFYEKNGNLLSSELFDIVLELEKIKRDKDHLLVEIKMHSSFDDKLINEIKKIVRQEDLISYNSQDIYILFRGIKNLSDSREIVVKKINNLLNEKGLKYSIVKVE is encoded by the coding sequence ATGTTGAAAATTTATATGTTGGGGGATTTTAAAATTTTCCTTGATGATAAACCAATAGAAAATTTAAAATCAAGAAAAGCCCGTGAGATTCTTAAATATCTTATTTTGAACAAAGGCCATAAGGTCTCCGTCTATGATTTGTACGATCTATTTTGGCCTGGTTTCGACGATGAAAGCGCAAGGCAAAATTTAAATACTACACTATATTATATTAGAAAAAATTTAGGACTAAGTAGTAATGAATTAAGCCTACAAGAAGATTTTTGTACGTTTTATAAATCAAAGGACATCTATATAGATTTTGAAGAATTTTTAGCGTTAAGCGACGAAGGTTTCAAAGAGAAAGAAATCAACAGACGTTTGTTTTTGTTCTCAAAGGCGGTTAGTTTATACAAAGGTGAGTTGTTACAAGAAAACGTTCACGAGGAATGGGTAAGAGAAAAAAGGGAATATTTAAAACGGATATACGTTGATATGTTAATTGAAATGGGTAATATTCACCAAAAAATGAATAACCCAATAGATGCGCATTATTATTTTCAAAAAGCTTTTTATTATTCACAAAGAGAAGATAGTTGGTTAAGATTGATTAAATTCTACACAGAAAACAATGAACTTGAAAAAGCTAGAGGTTTATTCAACGAATACAAAGATATTTTTGGTCATGCAAAAGAATTTCCATTCTCTCCACCCAGCGCGAATAATGGAGAATTAACAGCATTTTACGAAAAAAATGGTAACCTTTTGTCGTCAGAATTATTTGATATAGTTCTTGAACTTGAGAAAATTAAAAGAGATAAAGATCACCTATTAGTGGAGATTAAAATGCATTCTTCTTTTGACGACAAATTAATTAATGAAATAAAAAAGATCGTCAGGCAAGAAGATTTAATAAGTTATAATTCTCAAGATATATATATTTTATTTCGAGGAATTAAAAACCTTTCTGATAGTAGAGAGATTGTTGTTAAAAAGATCAATAATCTTTTAAATGAAAAAGGTCTCAAATACTCTATAGTAAAGGTAGAGTGA